A window of Candidatus Eremiobacteraceae bacterium genomic DNA:
TCGAGAATCCGGGGCACGGCTACCGGCTGGACCCCTCCCGTTCGTTTTTCACGAAAGCCGTCGCGTTCCCGGGGAACGATTTGCTGGAAGTCAACCAGACGTGGGCGACCGAGGACCCGGACACCATCGATAACGTGCCGGATGCGCGCAGCATCTCCGTGCGGATGGAATACAACCTCATCCAACCGCCGAGCGACAGCTACATGCCGCGCATCGCCGACGACCGCGTCGGCTATTTCGAAGTGCCGTATTTGGATTTTGGATCGGACCAGACGTACGCGCGCCAGACTTATTATATCTCGAGATGGAACTTCGCGCCCGCGACGCCGGGCCGCCCCTCGGCGGCCACGCATCCGCTCATGTTCACCATAAGCAAGGATGTTCCGGTTGAATACCGGCAAACGGTCAAGGACTCGCTTTTGATGTGGAACGCCGCATTCAAACGCGTGGGAATCCTCAATGCCGTCAGCGTGCAGGACCAGCCCGACGATCCGTCTTGGGATCCCGAAGACATGCAGCACAACATGGTTCGTTGGATCGATACGTCCTCGCCGCAATATGGCGCGGAGGCGCTCATCGTCAACGATCCGCGCACGGGTGAAGAGATCAATGTCGGCATCAATGTCGACGCGGTCGAAGGCACGGGCGACAATTCGGCATACACCTATTTCGTCGCACCGATGCGCGGATTGCCCGACGACCCGGCCGCACGCCGCGAATTCGTGAGACAAAACATGGTCGCGACCGTGCTGCACGAGTCCGGCCACGATATGGGATTTCAGCACAACTTCTTGGGGTCGCTTGCCTACACCGATTCGCAGCTGCAGAGCAAAGCCTTCACCGACGCGAACGGCATCGCGACGTCGGTCATGGAATACGCGCCGTTAAATCTGTGGCCCAAAGGAACGCCCCAAGGCGACTACGCCCAGGTCGTGCTCGGACCGTACGACTATCACACGATCCAGTACGGATATGGATATATCCCGAATGCGCGCACCCCACGCGACGAACTTCCAACCCTCCGTCGCATCGCGTCGGCTTGGAACGACCCGAGATTCCGCTTCGCCTCCGACGAAGACGTGAGCTTCGGCAACGGCCACGCGATCGACCCTCGCAATCAGCAGTTCGACCTCTCGAACGATCCGCTGCACTGGTGCCAGGTGGAGATGACCGGCGAGCACGCGCTCATGAACTCCGTGAACCAACGATTCCCGGCTTTAGAGCGGCCAAACGACGATGCGCGCGAGGCGTTTGGCGTGCCGCTGCGGCAATACGGCCGCTGTGCGAGCATGCCTTCCAGATATATCGGCGGCGAATACCTATCGCGCAGCCGGGCCGGCGATCCCGGAGGCGCCGCGCCGCTCGCCTTCGTGCCGCGATCGCAAGAGGTGCGCGCATGGCAGCAGATGGACCACTATCT
This region includes:
- a CDS encoding zinc-dependent metalloprotease, with protein sequence MFLHAARISVLALAMLTTTGAGRALAAAPPAPDASASAAANSSGPQTYDQFVKDAQVQSGLFPIITKSDKIYIAIGANQLDHQFIETSVPSTGLGGFGPAPGEPYVAPARMIEFSKISGKIVMFWPNTNFLAPAGSPQADSIAASFPSSVIATEPIVASDPSGGVVISAGAFLGDVADLDASFKQVIENPGHGYRLDPSRSFFTKAVAFPGNDLLEVNQTWATEDPDTIDNVPDARSISVRMEYNLIQPPSDSYMPRIADDRVGYFEVPYLDFGSDQTYARQTYYISRWNFAPATPGRPSAATHPLMFTISKDVPVEYRQTVKDSLLMWNAAFKRVGILNAVSVQDQPDDPSWDPEDMQHNMVRWIDTSSPQYGAEALIVNDPRTGEEINVGINVDAVEGTGDNSAYTYFVAPMRGLPDDPAARREFVRQNMVATVLHESGHDMGFQHNFLGSLAYTDSQLQSKAFTDANGIATSVMEYAPLNLWPKGTPQGDYAQVVLGPYDYHTIQYGYGYIPNARTPRDELPTLRRIASAWNDPRFRFASDEDVSFGNGHAIDPRNQQFDLSNDPLHWCQVEMTGEHALMNSVNQRFPALERPNDDAREAFGVPLRQYGRCASMPSRYIGGEYLSRSRAGDPGGAAPLAFVPRSQEVRAWQQMDHYLFSDSAWQFNPSVLTHLTYSEQSVLSSGGAWAYNPSDRHDVAIVEFAGLAQDTAFNEMFAPLTLQRIDDLSVKYGQGRTMNLADLFDWAQASVFGDISRGRSASDGVVLRNLQSRYARRLATLWVKPRAGTPDDARSLAHSKLVMLQHDARVAAGRGGLDEMTVAHLEALESIAGEALSAQATTTP